The nucleotide window tgtatattttttataaggaAATGCGTAGAAGAAATACTGAAAATCGGAAAAAACAGACAATTCCACACACAGGTGGCTCCAAAGCGAATGCTACGAGAAGGGCAGAAATGGTGATTAGTAAATTAACTTATTATGTATTCATTTTTGAGTAGTAAACTATTCTTAtttggatattttatttgtagatgGCTGAAACAGGACAAAGACCTGGACGAGCACAAATATATATTGCTactcataaaaataaagatggaGTATATGTTAATGAAGCTGCAAAAGAAATATGTGTAAGTTTCTTCATGAATTCTAATTGTATTtcaacaagataaaaaaaaaaaagatagggCAATAGTTGTGAACTAGTTGATTAATTGATGGAGGTTATATAGACTCAATTCTTTGCTATTTAATTGTATTATGATGGCTTGTGGTCCCGTACCTCTAACTACTCATGTTCTTACGTGTACATATAAGTAGTTGTTATCTTTCTGTCTTTACTAAGGTGATTCCAATATTATTGCTTGTTTATTTGCGGCATTGATTTTGTATGTATAGGAAAAAATTGAGCTAAGTTTGAGCCAAAGTACCATGGATGAATCTCAAATTTTGCTAAATGATGTCGTTGGTAAGGTTTTAGGAAAAGAGCACTCTGGAAGGGTTAGATGTTTGGGATTAGGAGTTGTCCCAAGTAAAGTTTTTAAACAAGTAAGACCGCGTTTTGGTGGTGCAAATGCTTCAAGTAGTGAAGGCTCATGTTCGTCTCAATGCCAAGAAAACCACAATCAAATGATGAATGCTCATAACCAAATGATGAATGCTTTTAAGGCGTATATGATAATGAAAGAAGGGATGATACCAGAACAATTTGCGGGATTCTTTGCTTCTCCTTCGACAAATTCTTCTACAACAATTGTAAGTAATGTTCTTACATTTCTATTgtcatttgatttgtatattgCTTCTCCTTTCTTTAATGCATTTTTTGTTGACATATATTAACTGATGATAAGTATAGTTTGAAACATAATATTTGtcaaggattttacattttttcatatcacttaattaattttatacttcatttttttatgCAGCCAAGTGATGCTGCTAGTGAACCAATTCCGCCTGTGCACACAAGAAGATCATACAGTGGTGATAGTAATCCTAGCCATGACAACAGTTGATTATATTGTAGTGAACCAATTCCGCCTATATTCTTAGCTAATTAATT belongs to Solanum stenotomum isolate F172 chromosome 1, ASM1918654v1, whole genome shotgun sequence and includes:
- the LOC125857304 gene encoding uncharacterized protein LOC125857304 translates to MPKFKRLQKKQNSNQLVSDSQGAESTHSFLQSTSCLPPHQTTSFLATTHSVPLFQPTLQAPPIFQPASQSSQSVDSASHPASTEQDSSQQVPTVQAPFKKRIGRESQSYWTVEAIDSENNVKRLKVKKTDVLNLSGDELIVVNFDYLNEPFGEAHSLLSGFCGILACDCSLFPINFEKWSSAPMSYLNRVFDQIIKEMRRRNTENRKKQTIPHTGGSKANATRRAEMMAETGQRPGRAQIYIATHKNKDGVYVNEAAKEICEKIELSLSQSTMDESQILLNDVVGKVLGKEHSGRVRCLGLGVVPSKVFKQVRPRFGGANASSSEGSCSSQCQENHNQMMNAHNQMMNAFKAYMIMKEGMIPEQFAGFFASPSTNSSTTIPSDAASEPIPPVHTRRSYSGDSNPSHDNS